The following coding sequences are from one Oceanimonas doudoroffii window:
- a CDS encoding SPOR domain-containing protein has translation MARDYVRRSPPKKRGGTQQRSASRGRAPERRTPWLAILLALTLLAGLGYLILLIKGSADTRRAAEPAAEQAAPAKKVNPIDQKPVEKWRYIEQLENKEVVVSVPTPANERKKPDAAPPKIYYMQCGSFRSSAQAEQLKARIAFQGLASEVKRSEGSNGIWYRVVMGPYDSKRKADQEKHKMGRINTSCIVLQG, from the coding sequence ATGGCCAGGGATTACGTTCGCCGCAGCCCGCCCAAAAAAAGGGGCGGTACCCAGCAGCGCTCCGCCAGCCGTGGCCGGGCACCGGAGCGGCGTACTCCCTGGCTGGCCATACTGCTCGCCCTGACGCTACTGGCCGGACTCGGTTATCTGATCCTGCTGATCAAGGGCTCGGCGGACACCCGCCGAGCCGCCGAGCCCGCCGCCGAACAGGCGGCACCAGCCAAAAAGGTCAACCCCATCGACCAAAAACCGGTGGAGAAGTGGCGCTATATCGAGCAGCTGGAAAACAAGGAAGTGGTGGTGAGTGTGCCTACCCCCGCCAATGAACGTAAGAAGCCCGATGCCGCTCCGCCCAAAATTTATTATATGCAGTGCGGCTCGTTCCGCTCCTCGGCACAGGCGGAGCAACTCAAGGCCCGCATCGCCTTTCAGGGCCTGGCCTCGGAAGTCAAACGCAGCGAAGGCAGCAACGGCATCTGGTACCGAGTGGTGATGGGCCCCTACGACAGCAAGCGCAAGGCCGATCAGGAGAAACACAAAATGGGCCGTATCAACACCAGCTGCATCGTGTTGCAGGGCTGA
- a CDS encoding thermonuclease family protein: MLLRLCVALLVFSPFSAAFACPQFSQYETVNVKKVIDGDTVLLSDGRRIRFVGIDTPELYKKGLLAPEPGARAARRWLRNKIPERSQMKLVFAMERRDDYGRLLAHPLTADGRLLVKSMLTAGLGELLLIPPNHGYWHCLLQAESIAYGRRLGIWSQNLPRVPARTGWQRLRFQVHEVHQGRGGVTIRAAGGLKVRTGKRLSAQSRRALGRLQAGEHLFVRGHARKTADGWLLWINHPWQFHREK; encoded by the coding sequence ATGTTGCTTCGACTCTGTGTTGCCCTGCTCGTTTTTTCTCCCTTCTCGGCGGCCTTCGCCTGTCCACAATTCAGCCAGTATGAAACCGTGAATGTTAAAAAAGTAATAGACGGAGATACTGTCCTTCTCTCCGATGGTAGACGCATTCGCTTTGTGGGAATAGATACACCGGAATTATACAAAAAGGGTCTTTTGGCCCCCGAGCCGGGCGCGCGGGCGGCCCGGCGCTGGCTGCGCAATAAAATACCAGAAAGGAGTCAAATGAAACTGGTTTTTGCCATGGAAAGGCGTGATGATTATGGGCGCCTCTTGGCTCATCCCCTGACCGCAGACGGTCGGCTGCTGGTAAAAAGCATGCTGACGGCGGGCCTGGGTGAGCTGCTGCTGATCCCGCCCAATCACGGCTACTGGCACTGTCTGCTGCAGGCAGAAAGCATAGCTTACGGCCGACGGCTGGGGATCTGGTCGCAAAACCTGCCGCGGGTGCCGGCGCGCACCGGCTGGCAACGGCTGCGGTTTCAGGTGCACGAGGTGCACCAGGGTCGCGGCGGAGTGACCATACGGGCCGCGGGTGGACTTAAGGTTCGCACCGGCAAGCGTCTGTCCGCGCAATCTCGTCGGGCTCTGGGCCGGCTGCAGGCCGGCGAGCACCTGTTTGTGCGTGGCCATGCGCGAAAAACCGCCGATGGCTGGCTGCTGTGGATTAACCATCCCTGGCAGTTTCACCGAGAAAAATAG
- the priA gene encoding primosomal protein N' codes for MKKPATSPQAQQALLRVVLPVPLRREFDYLCPQPLPAPGCRVSVPFGNRTLVGLVVSHPEHTEFDLSRIKPVTAVLDDTPVLGGAERQLLAWAAQYYLHPPGEVYFQALPTLLRKGEPAGYKPVEVWHALDGDSAPLARAIKQQQALALLTQGAMPPGELAARGVTSATLNALAKKGLAEKRQTLPTPSDWRGEVTINEDGKPRLTTEQALAVSLLQQAEGFSPFLLEGITGSGKTEVYLQAMEPVLKAGRQVLVMVPEIGLTPQTIARFQRRFSLPVCTLHSAMNERERLDAWLACKDGSAAIVIGTRSALLTPFARLGLIIIDEEHDGSFKQQDGFRYHARDLALLRAQQLHIPIVLGSATPSFESLHNAASGKYRLLTLSQRPGSATLAEHLLLDSRHVQLEAGLSPQLQQLMAEELEKGNQVMLFLNRRGYAPALLCHDCGWVADCERCDAHYTWHKSGNRLHCHHCDHQRARPPRCPHCGSTHLVGTGLGTEQVEQALAMLFPQYSTIRIDRDNTRRKGSFEQHLEGIRAGKYQILIGTQMLAKGHHFPDVTLVAMLDVDGALFAGDFRAAERLAQLYIQVAGRAGRASKPGRVILQTHHPDHALLQDLANQGYRHFAHTALQERHQAGLPPYSYQALFRCQATQGEACREFLVPLAQQLAPALPASVLCLGPFSARMERKAGQYRYQMLLQASNRRDLASACRRALAIADTLPAARKVRWSLDMDPQELW; via the coding sequence ATGAAAAAACCAGCAACATCCCCACAGGCGCAACAGGCTTTGCTGCGGGTTGTGCTGCCCGTTCCGCTGCGTCGGGAATTCGATTACCTCTGCCCGCAACCCTTGCCTGCTCCCGGCTGCCGAGTGAGTGTGCCTTTTGGCAACCGGACCCTCGTGGGGCTGGTGGTGTCCCATCCCGAACACACCGAGTTTGATCTCTCCCGCATCAAGCCGGTCACCGCCGTGCTCGACGACACCCCGGTGCTGGGTGGGGCCGAACGTCAGCTGCTGGCCTGGGCAGCGCAATATTATCTGCACCCGCCGGGTGAAGTGTATTTTCAGGCTCTGCCCACCCTGCTGCGCAAAGGCGAGCCCGCCGGCTACAAGCCGGTGGAAGTCTGGCATGCCCTGGACGGTGACAGCGCCCCCCTGGCCCGGGCCATCAAGCAACAGCAGGCCCTGGCGCTGCTCACTCAGGGGGCCATGCCCCCGGGTGAGCTGGCAGCCCGGGGCGTGACCTCCGCCACCCTCAACGCCCTGGCCAAAAAAGGCCTGGCGGAAAAACGGCAAACCCTACCCACCCCCTCCGACTGGCGCGGTGAAGTGACCATCAATGAGGACGGCAAACCCCGCCTGACCACGGAGCAGGCGCTGGCGGTGAGCCTGTTGCAACAGGCCGAGGGCTTCAGCCCCTTTCTGCTGGAAGGCATCACCGGCTCGGGCAAGACCGAAGTCTATTTGCAGGCCATGGAGCCGGTGCTCAAGGCCGGCAGGCAGGTATTGGTAATGGTGCCGGAAATCGGCCTCACTCCCCAGACCATCGCCCGCTTTCAGCGCCGCTTTTCGCTACCCGTGTGTACCCTGCACTCGGCCATGAACGAGCGAGAACGGCTCGACGCCTGGCTGGCCTGCAAGGACGGCAGCGCCGCCATCGTGATCGGCACCCGCTCGGCCCTGCTCACGCCCTTTGCCCGACTGGGGCTCATTATTATCGACGAAGAGCATGACGGCTCGTTCAAACAGCAGGACGGCTTTCGCTATCATGCCCGGGATCTGGCGCTGCTGCGCGCTCAGCAGCTGCACATTCCCATCGTGCTGGGCTCGGCCACCCCCAGCTTTGAAAGCCTGCACAATGCCGCCAGCGGCAAATATCGGCTGCTCACCCTGAGCCAGCGCCCCGGTAGTGCCACCCTGGCCGAGCACCTGTTGCTGGACAGCCGTCACGTACAGCTGGAGGCCGGGCTTTCACCCCAGCTGCAGCAGCTGATGGCCGAAGAACTGGAAAAGGGCAACCAGGTGATGCTGTTTCTCAACCGTCGGGGCTATGCGCCGGCGCTGCTGTGTCACGACTGCGGCTGGGTGGCGGACTGTGAACGCTGCGATGCCCACTACACCTGGCACAAGAGTGGCAACCGGCTGCATTGTCATCACTGCGATCACCAGCGCGCCCGGCCGCCCCGCTGCCCCCACTGCGGCAGTACCCATCTGGTAGGCACCGGCCTCGGCACCGAGCAGGTGGAGCAGGCCCTGGCCATGTTGTTTCCCCAGTACAGCACCATTCGTATTGACCGGGACAACACGCGGCGCAAGGGCAGTTTTGAGCAGCACCTGGAAGGCATTCGCGCCGGCAAGTACCAGATCCTGATCGGCACCCAGATGCTGGCCAAGGGCCATCATTTTCCCGACGTCACCCTGGTGGCCATGCTGGACGTGGACGGCGCCCTCTTTGCCGGGGATTTTCGGGCCGCCGAGCGGCTGGCCCAGCTGTATATTCAGGTGGCCGGAAGGGCCGGACGGGCCAGCAAGCCGGGCCGGGTCATACTGCAGACTCACCACCCGGATCACGCCCTGTTGCAGGATCTGGCCAACCAGGGCTATCGCCATTTCGCCCACACCGCCCTGCAGGAGCGCCATCAGGCCGGCCTGCCGCCCTACAGCTATCAGGCGTTGTTTCGCTGTCAGGCCACGCAGGGGGAAGCCTGCCGGGAGTTTCTGGTGCCCCTGGCACAGCAGCTGGCTCCCGCCCTGCCCGCCTCCGTGCTGTGCCTGGGCCCCTTTAGCGCCCGCATGGAGCGCAAAGCCGGTCAGTACCGTTATCAGATGCTGCTGCAGGCGAGTAACCGGCGGGACCTAGCCAGTGCCTGCCGGCGAGCACTGGCCATTGCCGACACGCTGCCGGCGGCCCGCAAGGTAAGATGGTCGCTGGATATGGATCCGCAGGAATTGTGGTAA
- the argS gene encoding arginine--tRNA ligase, translated as MKEHIQALLEQTVSTLKQQGKLPAELEPRIQVDRTKDKAHGDLATNLALLLAKPAGQNPRALAQLLVDNLPASELVAKTELAGPGFINFFLDSAWLARQIDAMVADERANVPAAEQPQTVVVDYSAPNVAKEMHVGHLRSTIIGDAVVRTLEFLGHKVIRANHIGDWGTQFGMLIAYLEKLEQENPDVLSSGLSDLEQFYRESKQQYDADPDFAERARNYVVKLQGGDAYCLNMWQKLVDITLQHNQAVYDRLGVSLTPANVMGESMYNPMLNDIVADLQQQGLAVEDEGALVVYLDEYKNKDGDPMGVIVRKKDGGFLYTTTDIACAKYRYEQLGADRALYFIDSRQHQHLMQAWTIVRKAGYIPDTMSLEHHAFGMMLGKDGRPFKTRSGGTIKLVNLLDEAEERATALLEQKQTDLSAEEKAQVAKRVAMAAVKYADLSKSRTTDYIFDWDNMLSFEGNTAPYLQYAYTRVQSIFRKAGVSADALSGSVAIEAPAEEALAQKLVQFNDTVKSVADKGMPHLLCLYLYELSGAFMSFYEACPINKEGVSAEARASRLRLCAATAKVLQQGLSLLGIDTLERM; from the coding sequence ATGAAAGAACATATTCAAGCGCTGCTTGAGCAGACGGTCTCTACTCTCAAACAACAGGGCAAGCTGCCTGCCGAGCTGGAGCCCCGCATCCAGGTAGACCGCACCAAAGACAAGGCCCATGGCGATCTGGCCACCAACCTGGCGCTGTTGCTGGCCAAGCCCGCCGGCCAGAATCCCCGCGCCCTGGCCCAACTGCTGGTCGACAACCTGCCCGCCTCCGAGCTGGTGGCCAAAACCGAGCTGGCCGGCCCCGGCTTTATCAACTTCTTCCTCGACAGTGCCTGGCTGGCCCGCCAGATCGACGCCATGGTGGCCGACGAGCGCGCCAATGTGCCTGCCGCCGAGCAGCCGCAAACCGTGGTGGTGGACTACTCTGCCCCCAATGTGGCCAAGGAAATGCACGTGGGTCACCTGCGTTCCACCATTATCGGTGATGCCGTGGTACGCACCCTGGAGTTTCTCGGCCACAAGGTGATTCGCGCCAACCACATCGGCGACTGGGGCACCCAGTTCGGCATGCTGATCGCCTACCTGGAAAAGCTGGAGCAGGAAAACCCGGACGTGCTCTCGTCGGGCCTGTCGGATCTGGAGCAATTCTACCGGGAGTCCAAGCAGCAGTACGACGCCGACCCCGACTTTGCCGAACGTGCCCGTAACTACGTGGTGAAACTGCAGGGCGGCGACGCCTACTGCCTGAATATGTGGCAAAAGCTGGTAGACATTACCCTGCAGCACAACCAGGCCGTGTATGACCGTCTGGGTGTGTCCCTGACCCCGGCCAACGTCATGGGCGAGAGCATGTACAACCCCATGCTCAACGACATCGTCGCCGATCTGCAGCAACAGGGCCTGGCGGTGGAAGACGAGGGTGCCTTGGTGGTGTACCTCGACGAATACAAGAACAAGGACGGTGACCCCATGGGCGTCATTGTGCGCAAGAAGGACGGCGGTTTCCTTTACACCACCACCGACATCGCCTGCGCCAAATACCGTTATGAGCAACTGGGTGCCGATCGGGCGCTGTATTTTATCGACTCCCGCCAGCACCAGCACCTGATGCAGGCCTGGACCATAGTGCGCAAGGCCGGCTATATCCCCGACACCATGAGCCTGGAGCATCACGCCTTTGGCATGATGCTGGGCAAGGACGGCCGGCCGTTCAAGACCCGCTCCGGCGGCACCATCAAGTTGGTGAACCTGCTGGATGAAGCCGAAGAGCGTGCCACCGCCCTGCTGGAACAGAAGCAGACCGATCTCAGCGCCGAAGAAAAGGCCCAGGTCGCGAAACGGGTAGCCATGGCCGCGGTGAAATACGCCGATCTGTCCAAGAGCCGCACCACCGACTACATCTTCGACTGGGACAACATGCTGTCGTTTGAGGGCAACACCGCCCCCTACCTGCAGTATGCCTACACTCGCGTGCAGTCCATCTTCCGCAAGGCCGGTGTCAGCGCCGATGCCCTGAGCGGCAGCGTGGCCATCGAGGCCCCGGCGGAAGAAGCCCTGGCCCAGAAGCTGGTGCAGTTCAACGACACCGTCAAATCGGTGGCCGACAAAGGCATGCCGCACCTGCTGTGCCTGTATCTGTACGAGCTGTCCGGCGCCTTTATGAGCTTCTACGAAGCCTGCCCCATCAACAAGGAAGGCGTGTCCGCCGAGGCCCGGGCCAGCCGCCTGCGCCTGTGCGCCGCTACCGCCAAGGTGCTGCAGCAGGGCCTGTCTCTGCTCGGCATCGATACCCTGGAGCGCATGTAA
- the rpmE gene encoding 50S ribosomal protein L31, with the protein MKQGIHPEYKEIVAKCSCGNEIKTRSTLGHDLNLDVCSACHPFFTGKQKIVDTGGRVDRFNKRFGMLGSKK; encoded by the coding sequence ATGAAACAAGGTATCCATCCGGAATACAAAGAAATTGTTGCCAAATGTTCTTGCGGTAACGAGATCAAGACCCGCTCTACCCTGGGCCATGATCTGAACCTGGACGTTTGCTCAGCTTGCCACCCCTTCTTCACCGGCAAGCAGAAGATCGTTGACACCGGCGGCCGTGTTGATCGCTTCAACAAGCGTTTCGGCATGCTGGGCAGCAAGAAGTAA
- a CDS encoding malic enzyme-like NAD(P)-binding protein, producing the protein MTDFRQKALDYHAFPKPGKISVEISKPAETAKDLSLAYSPGVAEPVREIAADPENAYKYTAKGNLVAVISNGTAILGLGNLGPLASKPVMEGKALLFKRFAGLDSVDIEVKHRTTEEFIQTVEAIADTFGGINLEDIKAPECFEIERELIERCNVPVFHDDQHGTAIVTAAGLINSLEVQGKDIAEARIVCMGAGAAAVACMELLIKCGAQRENIYMLDRNGVIHTRRDDLNEYKALFANNTDKRTLEDVITDADVFVGVSGPDVLPAEAVKLMAPNPVIFACSNPDPEIKPELAHATRDDLVMGTGRSDYPNQVNNVLCFPFIFRGALDVRATRINDEMKVAAVDAIRALAKEPVPQEVLVASGYDSLEFGKDYVIPKPMDPRLLPRVARAVAVAAVESGVARIALPENYMQD; encoded by the coding sequence ATGACCGACTTCCGTCAAAAAGCGCTCGACTATCATGCTTTCCCCAAGCCGGGCAAAATCTCCGTTGAAATCAGCAAGCCGGCAGAAACCGCCAAGGATCTGTCCCTGGCCTACAGCCCGGGTGTAGCCGAGCCGGTGCGCGAAATCGCCGCCGATCCGGAAAACGCCTACAAGTACACCGCCAAAGGCAACCTGGTCGCGGTTATCTCCAACGGTACCGCCATTCTGGGTCTGGGTAACCTGGGTCCGCTGGCTTCCAAGCCGGTCATGGAAGGCAAGGCGTTGCTGTTCAAGCGCTTCGCCGGCCTCGACTCCGTGGACATCGAAGTCAAGCACCGCACCACCGAAGAGTTCATTCAGACCGTGGAAGCCATCGCCGACACCTTTGGCGGCATTAACCTGGAAGACATCAAGGCCCCCGAGTGCTTTGAAATCGAGCGCGAGCTGATCGAACGCTGCAACGTGCCGGTATTCCACGACGACCAGCACGGCACCGCCATCGTGACCGCCGCGGGTCTGATCAACTCCCTGGAAGTGCAGGGCAAGGACATCGCCGAAGCCCGCATCGTGTGCATGGGCGCCGGTGCCGCCGCTGTGGCCTGTATGGAGCTGCTGATCAAGTGTGGCGCCCAGCGTGAAAACATCTACATGCTGGACCGCAATGGTGTGATCCACACTCGCCGTGACGATCTGAACGAGTACAAGGCGCTGTTTGCTAACAACACCGACAAGCGTACCCTGGAAGACGTGATCACCGACGCCGACGTATTTGTGGGCGTATCCGGTCCCGACGTACTGCCGGCCGAGGCCGTCAAGCTGATGGCGCCGAACCCGGTTATCTTTGCCTGCTCCAACCCGGATCCGGAAATCAAGCCCGAGCTGGCTCACGCCACTCGTGACGATCTGGTCATGGGTACCGGTCGTTCCGACTACCCCAACCAGGTGAACAACGTACTGTGCTTCCCCTTCATCTTCCGCGGTGCCCTGGACGTGCGTGCCACCCGCATCAACGACGAAATGAAAGTGGCCGCCGTTGACGCCATTCGTGCCCTGGCCAAGGAGCCGGTTCCCCAGGAAGTGCTGGTTGCGTCCGGTTACGACTCGCTCGAGTTCGGCAAGGACTACGTGATTCCGAAGCCGATGGATCCGCGCCTGCTGCCGCGCGTTGCCCGCGCCGTGGCCGTGGCTGCCGTGGAGTCCGGTGTGGCCCGCATCGCGCTGCCGGAAAACTACATGCAGGACTGA
- a CDS encoding LON peptidase substrate-binding domain-containing protein: MRLALLPLTLHLLPEGRVPLRIFEPKYVRMVAEAGKDGRGFGIGMLEEPDDGGKGDLYMLGARVKIVDFYTLDDGLLGITVEATERFRIRRLEQEADGLLQAEVDLLDNWRSRSLAPVEQVLADKLQEVFVEYPELADLHPDPRWQDATWVTQRWLEVLPIKNDYTQLLMSEPSCHRALTFLLSMITPESRRGQRH; this comes from the coding sequence ATGAGACTGGCACTGTTACCGCTGACCCTGCACCTGCTGCCGGAAGGCAGGGTGCCGTTGCGTATTTTTGAACCCAAGTATGTGCGTATGGTGGCCGAAGCCGGCAAGGATGGCAGGGGTTTTGGCATCGGCATGCTGGAAGAACCCGACGACGGCGGCAAGGGCGATCTTTACATGCTGGGCGCCCGAGTGAAAATTGTGGACTTCTATACCCTGGACGACGGCCTGCTCGGTATTACTGTGGAGGCCACCGAGCGTTTTCGCATACGCCGGCTGGAGCAGGAGGCCGACGGCCTGCTGCAGGCCGAAGTGGATCTGCTCGACAACTGGCGGTCCCGTTCACTGGCGCCGGTGGAGCAGGTGCTGGCCGACAAGCTGCAGGAGGTCTTTGTGGAATACCCGGAGCTGGCGGATCTGCATCCGGATCCCCGCTGGCAGGACGCCACCTGGGTGACCCAGCGCTGGCTGGAAGTACTACCCATCAAGAACGACTACACTCAGCTGCTGATGAGTGAACCCAGCTGCCACCGGGCGCTGACCTTTCTGCTGTCGATGATCACCCCCGAATCCCGCCGAGGCCAGCGGCACTGA